One genomic region from Planctomycetia bacterium encodes:
- the menC gene encoding o-succinylbenzoate synthase, producing the protein MRIDAVELFHVAMPLISPWRTAYGADYTVESVLVRMESDGRYAWAESSPLAAPCYSPEWAGGIFAVMKKWLAPTLVGQFVSTGDDLQAKFAHFKGNQFAKAALDNAWWTLDALQKETPLYKLLGGKRNSVDVGADFGVADSVSAMCDDIAVALDAGHKRVKLKYKPGWDIEMLRFVRSRFPTEVFHIDCNSGYRIDDFEMFCRLDDFNLAMIEQPLQHDDLVDHARLQKEIRTPICLDETVVSVDRAAMALDLGSCRYINIKPGRVGGLTNAVKIHDLAKAAGIPCWVGGMLESAVGLQAMIALATLDNFTYPADIFPSSRFYTDDLGKPELFLTPSPIDGTPQVAAMEVPGIGCEPDAKLLEKCTVEHTRIET; encoded by the coding sequence ATGCGTATCGATGCCGTCGAATTGTTTCACGTCGCCATGCCGCTGATCAGCCCTTGGCGAACCGCGTACGGTGCCGACTACACGGTCGAGTCGGTACTCGTGCGCATGGAGAGCGACGGCCGTTACGCCTGGGCCGAGTCGTCGCCGCTGGCGGCTCCTTGCTATAGCCCGGAATGGGCCGGCGGCATCTTCGCCGTGATGAAGAAGTGGCTCGCTCCGACCTTGGTAGGGCAGTTCGTTTCGACCGGCGACGACTTACAAGCGAAGTTCGCACACTTCAAAGGGAACCAGTTCGCCAAGGCCGCGCTCGACAATGCCTGGTGGACGCTCGACGCCCTGCAAAAGGAAACGCCGCTCTATAAACTGCTCGGCGGCAAGCGCAACTCCGTCGACGTCGGAGCCGATTTCGGCGTGGCCGATTCCGTGAGTGCGATGTGCGACGACATTGCCGTCGCGCTCGACGCCGGACACAAGCGCGTGAAGCTGAAATACAAGCCGGGTTGGGACATCGAAATGCTGCGCTTCGTGCGGAGCCGGTTCCCGACCGAGGTGTTTCACATCGATTGCAACAGCGGCTATCGGATCGACGACTTCGAGATGTTCTGCCGGCTCGACGACTTCAATCTCGCGATGATCGAACAACCGCTCCAGCACGACGACCTCGTCGACCATGCGCGGCTGCAAAAAGAAATTCGAACGCCGATCTGCTTGGACGAGACCGTCGTCTCCGTCGATCGCGCCGCGATGGCGCTCGATCTCGGCAGCTGCCGCTACATCAACATCAAGCCGGGCCGGGTCGGCGGGCTGACGAATGCCGTGAAGATTCACGACCTCGCGAAGGCCGCGGGAATTCCTTGTTGGGTCGGCGGAATGCTCGAGAGCGCCGTCGGGCTACAGGCCATGATCGCGCTCGCCACGCTCGACAACTTCACTTACCCGGCCGATATTTTTCCGTCGTCGCGGTTCTATACCGACGACCTCGGCAAGCCCGAGCTGTTTCTCACGCCGAGCCCGATCGACGGCACGCCGCAAGTCGCGGCGATGGAAGTGCCCGGCATCGGCTGCGAGCCCGATGCGAAGCTATTAGAAAAATGTACGGTCGAGCATACGCGAATCGAGACGTAG
- a CDS encoding DUF480 domain-containing protein, whose product MDDAQHEPAEKTKPKWQPISALERRILGVLVEKAKTVPESYPMTLNGITTGCNQKNNRYPVMQIESDQLDTPLEHLRDLGAIAVVQGNGRTEKFRHYLNDWFGIEKAEMAVMAELLLRGAQSEGELRQRASRMEPIADLTTLRNVLHSLKTKNLIVSLTSDGRGHVLTHNLYEPRELEKVRRDYEAQPAMALSGAISGSRSRDDDDEPTPSRSVAISQTTSNPAISSPATASASSSAEWREAVESLREELRELKAEVESLREEVSMLRG is encoded by the coding sequence ATGGATGACGCGCAACACGAACCGGCCGAAAAGACGAAACCGAAATGGCAGCCGATCTCCGCGCTCGAGCGGCGCATTCTCGGCGTGCTGGTCGAAAAGGCCAAGACCGTGCCGGAAAGCTATCCGATGACGCTCAACGGCATCACGACCGGCTGCAACCAAAAGAATAATCGCTATCCGGTGATGCAGATCGAGAGCGACCAACTCGACACGCCGCTCGAGCATTTGCGCGACCTCGGCGCAATCGCCGTGGTGCAAGGCAACGGCCGGACGGAAAAATTCCGGCACTATCTCAACGACTGGTTCGGCATCGAGAAGGCCGAAATGGCGGTCATGGCCGAGCTCTTGCTGCGCGGCGCGCAGAGCGAAGGAGAGCTTCGCCAACGGGCCTCGCGCATGGAGCCGATCGCCGATCTGACGACGCTGCGCAACGTGCTCCATTCGTTGAAGACGAAGAACCTGATCGTCTCGCTCACTTCCGACGGTCGCGGCCATGTGCTGACGCATAATCTTTACGAGCCCCGCGAGTTGGAAAAGGTCCGCCGCGATTATGAAGCCCAACCGGCCATGGCCTTGAGCGGCGCGATCAGCGGTTCGCGAAGCCGCGACGACGACGATGAACCGACCCCTTCGCGTTCGGTTGCGATAAGCCAAACGACTTCTAACCCTGCGATTTCCAGTCCGGCGACGGCTTCGGCTTCATCGTCGGCCGAATGGCGCGAGGCGGTGGAATCGCTGCGCGAAGAGCTGCGCGAACTCAAGGCCGAAGTCGAATCGCTCCGTGAAGAGGTCTCGATGCTACGCGGTTAG
- a CDS encoding Gfo/Idh/MocA family oxidoreductase codes for MFDRREFMKVASATTAAALTLGQASPSRGYAANETINIACIGTGGRCRGLMKALVKVPGVRIAAVCDIWDMHLELGKQLADPQAITSKKWQEILDRKDIDAVLIGTPDHWHSPLTIAACAAGKDVYVEKPLTHDLSEGQAVIDAQNNYKRVVQVGMQQRSMPHLQKARELIQAGALGEIHKVHLTWNRNQPRHKLNKLGIDPATVDWKSFLGNAKEQPYDEYRFRNWRWFWDFGGGILTDLMVHWMDVANWLVDLDKPESAVAIGDHFQTAGLWETPDTIQTLVNYPDRKVQVYFEGTFVNARNASMIEVMGRDGTLYADRGGYILFPERNSKTPKSEMILGEGPRGADFYTNPDGELLHLTNWVDCMRSRAKTNAPAEAGVSAVYAAHLGNRAYRTATVAKWNDKA; via the coding sequence ATGTTCGATCGTCGCGAATTTATGAAGGTCGCTTCCGCCACGACCGCCGCTGCGCTCACGCTCGGCCAAGCCTCGCCGAGCCGGGGCTATGCCGCGAACGAGACGATCAACATCGCCTGCATCGGCACCGGCGGTCGCTGCCGCGGGTTGATGAAGGCCCTGGTGAAAGTGCCGGGCGTGCGCATCGCGGCCGTCTGCGATATTTGGGACATGCACCTCGAGCTCGGCAAGCAACTCGCCGATCCGCAAGCGATCACCTCGAAGAAGTGGCAAGAGATTCTCGACCGCAAGGACATCGATGCCGTGCTGATCGGCACACCCGATCATTGGCACTCGCCGCTGACGATCGCAGCCTGCGCCGCGGGGAAAGACGTGTACGTCGAGAAGCCGCTGACGCATGACCTCAGCGAAGGCCAAGCCGTGATCGACGCGCAGAACAACTACAAGCGCGTGGTGCAGGTCGGCATGCAGCAACGCAGTATGCCCCACTTGCAGAAGGCCCGCGAGCTGATTCAAGCCGGCGCGCTGGGCGAAATCCACAAAGTCCATCTCACATGGAATCGGAACCAGCCGCGCCACAAGCTCAACAAGCTCGGGATCGATCCCGCGACCGTCGATTGGAAGTCGTTCCTCGGCAACGCGAAGGAGCAACCGTACGACGAATACCGGTTCCGCAATTGGCGTTGGTTCTGGGATTTCGGCGGCGGCATCCTTACGGACCTGATGGTGCATTGGATGGACGTCGCCAACTGGCTCGTCGATCTCGACAAGCCGGAATCGGCCGTCGCGATCGGCGACCATTTCCAAACGGCCGGCCTCTGGGAAACGCCCGACACGATCCAAACGCTCGTGAACTATCCCGACCGCAAAGTGCAAGTCTACTTCGAAGGAACGTTCGTCAACGCGCGCAATGCGTCGATGATCGAAGTGATGGGCCGCGACGGCACCCTTTATGCCGACCGAGGCGGCTACATCCTCTTCCCGGAACGGAACAGCAAGACGCCGAAAAGCGAAATGATTCTCGGCGAAGGCCCGCGCGGAGCCGATTTCTACACCAATCCCGACGGCGAATTGCTGCACCTCACGAACTGGGTCGACTGCATGCGGAGCCGCGCGAAGACGAACGCTCCGGCCGAAGCCGGCGTCTCGGCAGTCTACGCTGCGCACTTAGGAAACCGAGCCTACCGCACAGCCACGGTCGCGAAGTGGAACGATAAGGCGTAA
- a CDS encoding ABC-F family ATP-binding cassette domain-containing protein: protein MILLDVVDVVKHFGPEPILDGVSFEVRPGEKIGLVGPNGAGKSTLMKILAGKLDADAGSVALHRTARLEYLEQQPEFVPDRTLWDEAKTAMSHFAALVDEAGDVADLLAATKDDVEHKRLAARYDFLQHEIQHHDAYNLDYKIERVLGGLGFTSETFDRPCGVLSGGQMNRLLLAKVLLREPDVLLLDEPSNHLDIEATEWLENFLSTADQAVVVVSHDRYFLDKVTNRTLELYHGTIDEYVGNFSAYWLQKQERVKVQARTFEKQQEYIAKTEEFIRKNFYGQKSAQAKDREKKLDRVERINAPREIIGPPMGFAPATRTGDIVVRAEHLSKAFDRPLFSDLTFDILRGERWGILGPNGTGKTTLLKMIVGRIEPTKGKVALGTNVRPGYYDQLLQGIDDDAQTLDAVRPPHKEFNEPQRRDLLAKFGLTGEIVFQKVQSLSGGERSRAALARLSAQDPNFLILDEPTNHLDLWACDSLERSLLNFEGTVLFVSHDRYFLNRVCDHVLVVEPERFRVITGNYEDYQLFIQTRLAEQQAEAAATKQKTATAVKPGDDTKDAGKKERRKRKFPYRKAADIEADILDHEMKLEDVQARMILPETVRDGRLVRQCQAELDELRAGLKNLYEHWEEALELNS from the coding sequence ATGATCTTGCTCGATGTCGTCGACGTAGTGAAACACTTCGGACCGGAGCCGATTCTCGACGGCGTCAGCTTCGAGGTGCGCCCCGGCGAGAAGATCGGCCTCGTCGGCCCGAACGGAGCGGGCAAGTCGACGTTGATGAAGATCCTGGCAGGCAAGCTCGATGCCGATGCCGGGAGCGTCGCTTTGCATCGTACTGCGCGACTCGAATACTTGGAGCAACAACCGGAGTTCGTCCCCGACCGCACCTTGTGGGACGAAGCAAAGACCGCGATGTCGCACTTCGCCGCGCTGGTCGACGAAGCCGGCGACGTCGCCGATCTGCTTGCGGCGACCAAGGACGACGTCGAACACAAGCGCCTCGCCGCGCGGTACGACTTCCTGCAACATGAGATCCAGCACCACGACGCGTACAACCTCGACTATAAGATCGAGCGCGTCCTCGGCGGCCTCGGCTTCACGAGCGAGACGTTCGATCGCCCCTGCGGCGTGCTGAGCGGCGGCCAGATGAACCGGCTGCTGCTCGCCAAGGTTCTGCTGCGCGAGCCCGACGTGCTGCTGCTCGATGAGCCGTCGAACCATCTCGATATCGAAGCGACCGAGTGGCTCGAGAACTTTCTTTCCACCGCCGATCAAGCGGTCGTCGTCGTCAGCCACGATCGCTACTTTCTCGACAAAGTGACGAACCGAACTTTGGAGCTTTATCACGGCACCATCGATGAATACGTCGGCAACTTCTCGGCCTATTGGCTGCAAAAGCAAGAGCGTGTGAAGGTGCAGGCCCGGACGTTCGAGAAGCAACAAGAGTACATCGCCAAAACCGAAGAATTCATTCGCAAGAATTTCTACGGGCAGAAGTCGGCCCAAGCGAAAGATCGCGAAAAGAAGTTGGATCGCGTGGAGCGCATCAATGCCCCGCGCGAAATCATCGGCCCGCCGATGGGCTTCGCTCCGGCCACGCGCACCGGCGACATCGTCGTGCGCGCGGAGCATTTGTCGAAAGCCTTCGATCGGCCCCTCTTCTCCGATCTGACGTTCGACATCTTGCGCGGCGAGCGCTGGGGCATCCTCGGGCCGAACGGCACCGGGAAGACGACGCTGCTGAAGATGATCGTCGGCCGGATCGAGCCGACGAAGGGGAAAGTCGCGCTCGGCACCAACGTCCGGCCCGGCTATTACGATCAGCTGTTGCAAGGGATCGACGACGATGCGCAAACGCTCGACGCCGTTCGCCCGCCGCATAAGGAATTCAACGAGCCGCAGCGCCGCGACCTGCTGGCGAAGTTCGGCCTGACGGGCGAGATCGTCTTTCAGAAAGTGCAAAGCCTAAGCGGCGGTGAGCGGAGCCGTGCGGCGCTCGCGCGGCTTTCCGCTCAAGACCCGAACTTCCTCATTCTCGACGAACCGACGAACCATCTCGACCTCTGGGCCTGCGACTCGCTGGAGCGTTCGCTGCTCAACTTCGAAGGAACCGTGCTGTTCGTCAGCCACGACCGGTACTTCCTGAACCGCGTGTGCGATCATGTGCTCGTCGTCGAACCGGAGCGGTTCCGCGTGATCACGGGCAACTACGAAGACTACCAGTTGTTTATTCAAACGCGGCTCGCCGAGCAGCAGGCCGAAGCGGCGGCGACGAAGCAGAAGACGGCGACCGCCGTGAAGCCCGGCGACGATACGAAAGACGCCGGCAAGAAAGAGCGCCGCAAACGGAAGTTCCCGTACCGTAAGGCAGCCGACATCGAAGCCGACATTCTCGACCATGAAATGAAGCTCGAAGACGTGCAGGCCCGGATGATCTTGCCCGAAACGGTGCGCGACGGCCGGCTGGTGCGCCAATGCCAAGCCGAGCTCGACGAGCTACGCGCCGGGCTCAAGAACCTGTACGAGCATTGGGAAGAAGCGCTCGAGTTGAATTCGTAA